The genome window AAAAGCGGACAATTCATTTGCTACAAAAGCGGACAATTCTATTTACTCTTGACACAAAAATGTAAAGCGTTTTTATAACGCAAAAAGATTGTCTCAACATATTCCCTTTTCGATCGCGGACTCATAATCAGCCCTTCTCCCAGGGCTATTTATTCGGTAACACCACTTATGAGTCAACGATCCCTTTTCAATCACCCTTTGGGTAACATTTAATTCGAGGCAATTCGATAGTCATTAACACGATAGTCATTTACTCTTGACACATAACTCCCCTTTCTCCTATACTTCCACCAGCCAGAGGGGAGTTCTTATCAAAAATTTTTACATACAGGGTGGTGATGCGTATGAATGAAATGGCGACTCAACGAACCGCTGAAAATACAAGTCTGGATATGACCCTGCAAGACGTAGTAGATAGCGTAGAAGATGAGCTTCTGGTCATTGACAGTGAGTACCGGGTCAGGTTCGCTAATTCAACGGTGCGAGACAGATTGAAAAAAGGAGAGGAGTCGCCCATCGGCAGGCTTTGCTATGAGGCTTTTCATGACCGGGACAAGCCATGCAGTGCACCTTTATGGGGCTGTCAACTTAGAAAGGTCTTGGAAAGCGGCAGCATGACGACAGTTATTCATCCTGCCCAAACACACGGAGCTGACGTGTATCTCAAGATTACCGCCTATCCTCTGTGTGATAGTCAGGGCAACCTTAATGCAATAGTCGAGCTGAGGAGGAACGTTACTGCAGAAAGGGAACTAGAGACCCAGATCTTGAGGCGACATCACCAGCTCTTGGCATTGAGTCGTATTTCAAGTGCTGTGAGCGGGCTACAGGATTTGGATACTATCCTGAGGATTGCGCTGGATAATGTGCTGGAGATCATTAACGGCGCCATTGGAAGAATTCTACTCTTGGATGAAAAGACTCAAACTCTGCATCATCGTGTACAACGCGGCTTGTCAGATAGGTATATCGAAGGCGTACGGATATCCTTGGGCGAGGGGATAGCCGGAAGAGTCGCCCAAACTGGCGAACCCACTTTTCTGGAGGACATCTCCAAAAACCGGCGCACTGCTAATCCCGATCTGATAAGTGCGGAGGGCCTTAAGGGATTCGTTAGCATTCCGTTAAAGGCAAAGGATAAGGTAGTGGGTGTAATGAATATTGCCAGCCATACAGCTGGGCGGTTTGGCACGGATGATGTTTCCCTCCTTAATTCCATTGGCGACTATCTCGGCACTACAATTGAGCAAGCCAGATTATACGAACGACTGGCAAGAGTAGGAGAAAGATATAAAGTCCTTCTTAAACATGCGCTGACTGCTCAGGAGCAAGAGCGAAAAAGGGTAGCTCGGGAACTACATGATGAGACTGCCCAATCGCTCACTAGCTTGACCTTAAGCCTACAGGCGATTATAGGAATGGCTGAGATGAAAGGCATCAGAGACGCTGAGTTTATGGAGAAGCTTAGGACGGTACACTCCTATGCGGTCCATGCTGGCAATGAGATAGTAAAGCTCATGAAAGAACTCCGTCCCACCTTGTTGGACGAACTGGGGATGGCAGCGGCAATTCACCGTTATGCTAAGGACACCCTTCAACCTCAAGGTATTGATGTATCTGTAGAATTCAAAGGCACCGATCGGCGCTTCCAGCCTGAAGTTGAAGTAACGCTCTTCCGTATCGCTCAGGGAGCAATAGGCAATATTCTGGAGCACTCGGGGGCAAAGAATGTCCTAATCAAACTAGAGTGTAACGACAAAGAATGTGTATTAAATATTAGGGATGACGGTAAGGGTTTTGATGTCAGTAAGCTCACGCGGGTGGACCCCAGCGGGCGAGGGGCGGGTTTATTCACCATGAGAGAGAGAACAAGCTTGGTGGGTGGCACTGGTTATGTTGAGTCCAAGCCGGGACAAGGGACGACGGTTATAGCCAAGGTTCCATTGGTGAGGGATATCGCAGATGAAGAAGATGAGGGTACTGATAGTCGCTGACCATACCCTGGTGCGAGAGGAGATTTACGCTCTGCTTGCGCTTGTTGCCGACATAGAAGTAGTCGGCGAGGCAGCAAACGGATTTTTGACAGGTGTGCCAATTAGTGCTATAATAATTGTCTTAAAGGTAAATTCTTATCTGAAGTTTATTGGGGGGTCTGATGTATTCACCGGCAAACGGCGCCGCTCGGGATTATCGAGCGAAGAAATCTCTTGACCACAGCCTCATGCCTCCCTGCCAGGCTGCTTGCCCCTTACATATGGATGTAAGGGAGTACGTTGACCTAGTTGCCCAGGGGAGGATAATGGAGGCGTTACAGATTATAAGAATGGGCAATCCCTTCCCCTCCATCTGTGCCTACGTTTGCACCCATCCCTGTGAGGATGCCTGCCGACGCAGTCAGGTAGACAAATCGGTTGCTATCCGGGCATTGAAGAGATTCGCGGTGGAATTTGGGGGTGACCGGATGGTCCAGGCTGAAGCCAGGACTACACACCAGGAAAAGGTTGCCATCATAGGGTCTGGTCCGGCCGGATTGACGTGTGCCTATTATTTAAGGAAACTCGGTTATCCGGTGACTATCTTCGAAGCTCACTCTGAGTTGGGCGGCATGCTCCGGGTAGGTATTCCTCAGTACCGCCTTCCCCGGCAAGTGCTCGACATTGAAGTGCAAAGGCTGACTCAGATGGGGGTAGAAATCAGGACAAATACGCGAGTGGTTTCCCTAGACCTGCTATTTGACCGGGGCTACAAGGCTAATTTTATAACCATTGGCGCCCATCAGAGCCTTGGAATGGGAATAGAAGGGGAAGAAAGCACGGGGGTGATAGATGGAGCAACCTTTCTCCGTGAAGTAAATCTTGGGCTTAAGCCCTCTCTGGGGGAAAGGATTGCTGTGGTGGGAGGAGGCAATGTAGCTATTGATGTTGCCCGCACAGCGGCTCGGCTCGGCGCAAAAAAGGTGGTTATTCTCTATCGTCGTACCCGGGTGGAAATGCCGGCAAATCCCGAAGAGGTGGAGCAAGCCCTGGAGGAAGGGATAGAGATTATGTATCTGGTCGCACCGATCAGGATAAAAAGGGAAGGCGGGTACTTAAGCCTAACCTGCGTAAGAATGGAGCTTGGCGAAGCGGACGCCAGCGGCAGGCGTCGCCCCGTGCCGATTGCGGGTAGTGAGTTCAAGAGTGAATTTGATGCTCTAATTACGGCAATTGGACAAGCACCTCATACCCCAAGTGATTTTCGTGTTCGTCTAGGTAAAGGTAGCACTATTCAGGTTGACCCAGCCACGCTAACTACCAACAGAGCCGGAGTCTTCGCCGGGGGAGATGCTGTAACTGGACCAGCGACGGTAACTGAGGCATTAGCTGCCGGTAGGTTGGCTGCCTCTCGTATTGACGATTATCTCCAGCACAGGTATCCACTACCTGGCAAAGAGGTGAAAACCCTGACAGGTGACCTCCTGCCCGAAACGGTGGAAATGATTAGAAAAACAAGCCGACTTGAGCCGCAAATTCTTCCTCCTGAAGCGAGGGCGAAGGACTTCGCGCCGGTGGAGCTCGTCTACGACTGGCAAACTGCAGTCAATCAAGCGAGAAGATGTCTGCGGTGTGGCATAGGCGCCGAAATCCTGTTTCAAGATAAGTGCGCCACTTGTCTGACCTGCCTGCGGGTTTGTCCGTATCACGTGCCTCATTTGGATGCTATTGGCGCAATCCAGATACCGGTCGACCAGTGTCAAGCCTGCGGTATCTGTGTGGCTGAGTGTCCAGCCAAGGCGATAGTTCTGAGAAAACCATATGACCGGCGACAAATCACTGAGGAGCTAAATCATGCCCTTAAGTCTGCGGCGGAATCAAAGTCGAAGCCTCTCATTGTTGGTTTCTGCTGTCAGTATGGGCTGTTTGGTACCGGCGCTCTAGCCAACCTATGGAGGGGATCCAGAGCTGGCGTCTGGATTGTGCCTGTTCTTTGTGTAGCTAAGGTAGAAGCCGAGCACATATTGCGCGCCTTTGAGGTGGGTACGGAGGGAGTTTTCATCGCCGGGTGCGGGGAACAGTGTGCCCGGGAAGACACTGCCGATTGGGTTTGCCAGCGTGTTGAAAAGGTTAAGAAAACACTAAGGGAGATCGGTCTTGAACCGGAGCGCGTGCAGGCTTTTATCCCTGATAGTGCCAATGCCGAAATCGCCAATGAACTGGATAAATTCTCTGGGCGAATAGGCGAACTATATTTAACCTCAGTAATAACGCAGGAGGTGAAAAAGTGATCATTGCACAGCCAAAACCTTTAGAAGAAACAAGGCGAATGATTACACCTTATCAAAGGGTGCTGATAGTCGGTTGTGGAACCTGCATGACAGTTTGTGATGCTGGTGGCGAACATGAGGTTTCCTATCTCCGGAACGCATTGCAGGTGGCACAGGCGAGGAGTGGAAACGGAACTCATACATTTTCCGAATATACTTTGAAAAGACAATGTGACTCTGAATTCCTGAATCTGCTTGCCGACAAAGTTGGCGACGTGGATGCAATTCTCTCACTGGGTTGTGGCATCGGGGTACAAGCTATAGCCGAACATTTTCCGGATATTCCTGTTTTGCCTGGCGTTAACACATCTTTCATGGGCATGGCTAAAGAGTGGGGGGTCTGGGATGAGCGGTGCGCCGCCTGTGGCGATTGCAGATTGGAAGAGACCGCTGGCATTTGCCCCATTACTAGATGTACCAAGGGGATACTCAACGGTCCCTGCGCCGGCACTAAGAACGGCAAGTGCGAAGCCAACAAAGATGCTGACTGTGCCTGGGTGCTAATTTATAAGCGCCTGGAGAGGTTGGGGCAGTTGGACAAAATGCGCCGATATTACCCTCCGAGAAACTTTCGGACGATTCCTAGACCGAAAAGACTCGTGAGCAAAGTAAATATCAATACAGGAGGGGACAATGGTTAATTCATTGTTTGAGGAAAAACTCGGCTCTAATGAATTCTTGGTGACG of Syntrophales bacterium contains these proteins:
- a CDS encoding FAD-dependent oxidoreductase, translating into MYSPANGAARDYRAKKSLDHSLMPPCQAACPLHMDVREYVDLVAQGRIMEALQIIRMGNPFPSICAYVCTHPCEDACRRSQVDKSVAIRALKRFAVEFGGDRMVQAEARTTHQEKVAIIGSGPAGLTCAYYLRKLGYPVTIFEAHSELGGMLRVGIPQYRLPRQVLDIEVQRLTQMGVEIRTNTRVVSLDLLFDRGYKANFITIGAHQSLGMGIEGEESTGVIDGATFLREVNLGLKPSLGERIAVVGGGNVAIDVARTAARLGAKKVVILYRRTRVEMPANPEEVEQALEEGIEIMYLVAPIRIKREGGYLSLTCVRMELGEADASGRRRPVPIAGSEFKSEFDALITAIGQAPHTPSDFRVRLGKGSTIQVDPATLTTNRAGVFAGGDAVTGPATVTEALAAGRLAASRIDDYLQHRYPLPGKEVKTLTGDLLPETVEMIRKTSRLEPQILPPEARAKDFAPVELVYDWQTAVNQARRCLRCGIGAEILFQDKCATCLTCLRVCPYHVPHLDAIGAIQIPVDQCQACGICVAECPAKAIVLRKPYDRRQITEELNHALKSAAESKSKPLIVGFCCQYGLFGTGALANLWRGSRAGVWIVPVLCVAKVEAEHILRAFEVGTEGVFIAGCGEQCAREDTADWVCQRVEKVKKTLREIGLEPERVQAFIPDSANAEIANELDKFSGRIGELYLTSVITQEVKK
- a CDS encoding GAF domain-containing protein; its protein translation is MNEMATQRTAENTSLDMTLQDVVDSVEDELLVIDSEYRVRFANSTVRDRLKKGEESPIGRLCYEAFHDRDKPCSAPLWGCQLRKVLESGSMTTVIHPAQTHGADVYLKITAYPLCDSQGNLNAIVELRRNVTAERELETQILRRHHQLLALSRISSAVSGLQDLDTILRIALDNVLEIINGAIGRILLLDEKTQTLHHRVQRGLSDRYIEGVRISLGEGIAGRVAQTGEPTFLEDISKNRRTANPDLISAEGLKGFVSIPLKAKDKVVGVMNIASHTAGRFGTDDVSLLNSIGDYLGTTIEQARLYERLARVGERYKVLLKHALTAQEQERKRVARELHDETAQSLTSLTLSLQAIIGMAEMKGIRDAEFMEKLRTVHSYAVHAGNEIVKLMKELRPTLLDELGMAAAIHRYAKDTLQPQGIDVSVEFKGTDRRFQPEVEVTLFRIAQGAIGNILEHSGAKNVLIKLECNDKECVLNIRDDGKGFDVSKLTRVDPSGRGAGLFTMRERTSLVGGTGYVESKPGQGTTVIAKVPLVRDIADEEDEGTDSR
- a CDS encoding methylenetetrahydrofolate reductase C-terminal domain-containing protein, whose translation is MIIAQPKPLEETRRMITPYQRVLIVGCGTCMTVCDAGGEHEVSYLRNALQVAQARSGNGTHTFSEYTLKRQCDSEFLNLLADKVGDVDAILSLGCGIGVQAIAEHFPDIPVLPGVNTSFMGMAKEWGVWDERCAACGDCRLEETAGICPITRCTKGILNGPCAGTKNGKCEANKDADCAWVLIYKRLERLGQLDKMRRYYPPRNFRTIPRPKRLVSKVNINTGGDNG